Proteins co-encoded in one Spirosoma endbachense genomic window:
- the rfbC gene encoding dTDP-4-dehydrorhamnose 3,5-epimerase, which translates to MQVRETAISGLIELIPRVFEDERGYFFESYNKTLFTALGLPMEFVQDNQSFSVKGVLRGLHMQNEPFAQGKLVRVITGQVLDVAVDLRSDSPTFGQYETFLLDAKLANMAYIPEGFGHGFIALEDSIFSYKCTNVYNKASETGIIWNDPDLNIDWGVSNPIVSEKDLELKFLREVFPDVVV; encoded by the coding sequence ATGCAGGTTCGCGAAACGGCTATTAGTGGCCTGATTGAACTGATTCCCCGCGTGTTTGAAGATGAACGTGGCTACTTCTTCGAGTCCTATAATAAAACGCTGTTTACGGCGCTGGGCTTGCCGATGGAGTTTGTACAGGATAACCAATCGTTTTCGGTGAAAGGTGTACTCCGCGGACTGCACATGCAAAACGAACCTTTTGCACAAGGCAAGCTTGTCCGGGTTATTACTGGTCAGGTACTTGACGTAGCCGTCGATTTACGTTCGGATTCACCCACATTCGGGCAATATGAAACGTTTCTGCTTGACGCGAAACTGGCCAATATGGCTTACATTCCTGAAGGGTTCGGGCATGGTTTCATAGCCCTGGAAGATAGTATTTTCAGCTATAAATGTACGAATGTGTACAACAAAGCGTCTGAAACTGGTATTATCTGGAACGACCCTGACCTGAATATTGATTGGGGTGTCAGCAATCCCATTGTTTCTGAAAAGGACCTGGAATTAAAATTCCTGCGCGAAGTATTTCCCGATGTAGTCGTTTAA
- a CDS encoding WYL domain-containing protein, which yields MTPQSQNHFLTIIGTAITDHRVIQIKHNSIWRTVEPYMAGLHKESQMPSLYGFCRDVIPTLYTDKDNRWQIFRFSDIEDIELTYYEFRPHLEYTGNYDRMQPVYMKLAPGLPAGR from the coding sequence ATGACCCCACAATCACAAAATCACTTTCTGACGATTATTGGTACCGCAATAACTGACCATCGGGTTATCCAAATCAAGCATAATAGTATTTGGCGAACTGTTGAACCCTATATGGCCGGATTGCACAAAGAATCACAAATGCCAAGTCTGTATGGATTTTGCCGTGACGTAATACCAACGCTCTATACAGATAAGGATAATCGGTGGCAGATCTTTCGTTTTAGTGACATTGAAGACATTGAATTGACGTATTATGAATTTCGGCCTCATCTAGAATACACGGGTAACTACGACCGAATGCAACCCGTATATATGAAACTGGCCCCCGGTCTACCTGCTGGCCGATGA
- a CDS encoding cytochrome B, which produces MYTGLVHMHSGLRWIALILLIAAVFIALSRWQGRNGYTDGNRKLYLFTLISIHLQLVIGLILYFISPKVNFGMISDKLYRFYTVEHLTGMLVAIVLITIGYSRSKRASDPTTKQRLIAIFYGLGLLLILAMIPWPFRDLGAGLF; this is translated from the coding sequence ATGTACACCGGCTTAGTTCACATGCACTCTGGCTTGCGCTGGATTGCGCTCATTTTATTGATTGCCGCCGTATTTATTGCGCTTAGCAGATGGCAGGGACGCAACGGCTACACTGATGGCAATCGCAAACTGTATCTATTTACGCTGATCAGTATTCATCTTCAGTTAGTTATTGGTCTGATTCTGTACTTCATCAGCCCTAAAGTGAATTTCGGTATGATCAGCGATAAACTGTATCGATTCTATACAGTTGAGCATCTCACAGGCATGCTGGTCGCTATCGTATTAATTACCATCGGCTATTCGCGCTCCAAGCGTGCTTCCGATCCCACGACGAAACAGCGTTTAATTGCCATTTTTTACGGACTTGGTTTACTGCTCATTCTCGCTATGATTCCATGGCCGTTTCGGGATTTAGGCGCCGGCCTGTTCTAA
- a CDS encoding type 1 glutamine amidotransferase domain-containing protein — MDPIYKALIVCTNHTDYPSKPHKTGLWLSEATHFYDELADRKLPYDIASPNGGRVPIDEKSIDRRDTINEKWYNDPLFRHKLDNSLRLDEVNPADYQILYFTGGHGTMWDFPNNQTLQNITRHIYENGGLVAAVCHGVSGLLNVKLSDGSQLIDNRQVTGYSNMEEKLVRLDDQVPFLLEDALRQKNALYSKSIIPFLPYIEVDERLVTGQNPLSARKVGRKVMEEMYEK; from the coding sequence ATGGACCCTATTTATAAAGCGTTAATCGTTTGTACTAACCATACAGACTACCCAAGTAAACCGCATAAAACTGGACTTTGGTTGAGCGAAGCGACGCATTTTTACGATGAACTTGCTGACCGCAAATTGCCCTATGACATCGCAAGTCCGAATGGTGGTCGAGTGCCAATCGACGAAAAAAGTATTGACCGACGTGATACCATTAACGAAAAGTGGTATAACGATCCCCTATTTCGGCATAAACTCGATAATTCCTTACGGTTAGACGAAGTAAATCCGGCCGACTATCAAATCCTATACTTTACGGGTGGTCATGGTACTATGTGGGATTTTCCGAATAATCAGACCTTACAAAACATCACCCGGCATATTTATGAAAATGGAGGGTTGGTTGCCGCCGTTTGCCATGGAGTAAGTGGCCTGTTAAACGTCAAACTTTCCGACGGCTCCCAACTGATTGATAACCGGCAGGTAACCGGCTATTCAAATATGGAAGAAAAGCTAGTTCGTCTCGATGATCAGGTCCCCTTTCTGCTGGAAGATGCATTGCGGCAAAAAAATGCGCTGTACAGCAAAAGCATCATTCCATTTTTACCCTATATTGAAGTAGATGAGCGCCTGGTTACGGGGCAAAACCCACTGTCGGCTCGGAAAGTTGGCCGGAAGGTGATGGAAGAAATGTATGAGAAATAA
- the pyrF gene encoding orotidine-5'-phosphate decarboxylase, which translates to MTYKELSSQIFNKKSYLCVGLDTDPHKLPPHLLKEPDPVFAFNQAIIDATADLAVAYKPNIAFYEAQGPRGWESLQRTLEYIPADCFTIADAKRGDIGNTSSLYARTFFDPDAAGLNFDSVTVAPYMGRDSVLPFLDYAGKWVILLALTSNSGSADFQRQRILTDSAREQELFEMVIKTAQTWAGPDKLMFVVGATQADELSRIRELAPDSFLLVPGVGAQGGSLAEVSRRGLTAAGGLLVNASRSILYASGGTDFADRARAEAQLLQTEMAEYLDAGVLAIK; encoded by the coding sequence ATGACGTACAAGGAATTAAGTAGCCAAATTTTTAACAAAAAATCGTATCTCTGCGTTGGTCTCGATACCGATCCGCACAAATTGCCTCCTCATTTATTAAAAGAACCGGATCCGGTATTTGCTTTCAATCAGGCCATTATCGACGCAACCGCAGATCTTGCAGTAGCTTACAAACCCAACATTGCATTCTATGAAGCCCAGGGGCCTCGTGGTTGGGAAAGCCTGCAACGAACTCTCGAATACATTCCTGCTGATTGTTTCACTATTGCTGACGCTAAACGAGGAGACATCGGTAATACATCGAGCCTATATGCCCGTACTTTTTTTGACCCCGATGCCGCCGGTCTGAATTTTGATTCGGTTACAGTGGCGCCTTATATGGGTCGAGATTCTGTACTGCCTTTTTTAGATTATGCAGGCAAATGGGTAATTCTACTGGCCTTAACCTCAAATTCGGGTAGCGCAGATTTCCAGCGTCAGCGAATTCTTACAGACTCCGCTCGTGAACAGGAATTATTCGAGATGGTTATTAAAACAGCCCAAACCTGGGCAGGTCCCGATAAGCTAATGTTTGTTGTTGGAGCAACCCAGGCTGATGAATTGAGTCGAATTCGCGAACTGGCACCCGATAGTTTTTTGCTGGTACCCGGTGTAGGAGCACAGGGTGGTTCGCTGGCGGAGGTATCGCGCCGGGGTTTAACTGCTGCTGGTGGCCTGTTAGTCAATGCATCGCGGAGCATTTTATATGCATCGGGCGGAACGGATTTCGCCGATCGTGCACGAGCAGAAGCGCAGCTTTTGCAAACAGAAATGGCAGAGTATCTGGATGCAGGCGTATTGGCCATTAAGTAG
- a CDS encoding endonuclease/exonuclease/phosphatase family protein encodes MSNIYRFFYNQFCLVVYCWLALVLPAAAQISITASGVPVTQTFDALPKSSTATFTQNITIPGIYTEYAGTGTTITASDGSAATSALYSFGTGIANDRALGAIGSSTATTGNFVHGLRLKNNTGSTITSLQINYTGEQWRTSQAAAQTISFSYLVSATPITSLSVNAALPASYTAVTALDFTGPISGTSVAVGALNGNLAANRTARTATLSGLSIPAGSEIMLRWYDPDQTGNDHGLAIDDIAVTATTTGPTPNQTLSVAPANITGLSTFVGVTSTPGSYTITGRNLSGPVTLSVTAGIEISNDPIGSIYTPTISITPIAGNIDQAIKVRLTGAAVGPVSATVTNTATTTAGTARIVVVVTGTVGDPNVPRTSIATVRSQRDGTSTLTLPGGKIGGRVTVSSQFGGNLFYMQDVTGGISVFNSTTAVGGLVQLGDSIQVIGTVNTYQGARELDITSYTIVAGTPKIPTPRVISVSQLSSNEGQLVQLQNTTIGGTGATFASTTYSLSAVSGIGTLFIKAQSELNGASKPAGPVTIVGIADRVTSGTATITELFPRILADVSGSSLADQACGGTGGSGLSTDQTFDIATWNIDFFGADAGSIACTTAPTSRPYPDQGPTDEDKQARNVKTILQRLNADIIVNEEVSDEARYAGVVRSLPGSYSYVCSDKFSYYFQNECDQAINSDGTVFGPTKFAQKVCVMYNTATVTPVLAESKPLLTSKYSYPSSNSWESGRLPYLFVADVTVNGQTRKIHVVGIHAKSGSAAADYSRRKQDIIDLKAELDQNYPKANLIMIGDFNDRITTSMTTGQPSSYANFDQDAANYRIITKPLETTGCVTVNSSAGFVDHIAIANELAQAYISNSASVLRPTTGIEGPYASTTSDHNPVLARFNLGTLQGPLTVKLTADPALVTTGTTTLSATTSGGTAPFSYTFTGPGTITLSGNTASVTSLTASGVKSFTVKVSDAAGQTASAITSVTVTNGTGTIGLCDNLFMGTGAGFSNTTGCNNVALGPEALFLNLIGRNNVAVGDSAGYQNLASGNTFVGAKAGLSNTTGERATFVGDSAGFSSNGLSNTFIGYKSGLNTTAGSFNTFLGTQAGLSNTTGSYNLFVGDNAGAGNTTGRENLFLGPSAGFTNTAGRFNTFLGLYSGYGNINGENNVFLGYHSGFNNLNGNFNLFMGTETGYTNTSGVYNTFVGNGAGYYNQTGSNNTLVGLNSGFKTTGSDNVMIGGAAGLENTLGSQNTFLGTGAGVSPANPALINATAIGYEAEVSANNSVVLGKGANVGIGTSAPTAKLEIVSGSAGTSGLKLTNLPIGTATTLRTTKFLTVDVAGNVVLGNITSGAREGETTTAAFWERNGQVLRSMDGNSVVIGTSFNKTPKGYKLFVEEGILTEKVKVALKNTSEWSDYVFATDYRLKPLAEVAAYIRQHRHLPGIPSATEVVEQGVDLGKMNAKLLEKIEELTLYSIQLEQSNQKQQQELQAVKEKQAHLEQLLQELIKNK; translated from the coding sequence ATGAGCAATATCTACCGATTCTTTTATAATCAGTTCTGCCTGGTGGTATATTGTTGGCTTGCATTGGTGTTGCCAGCCGCAGCCCAGATTTCCATTACTGCTTCCGGTGTACCTGTTACGCAAACTTTCGATGCGTTGCCCAAAAGCAGTACGGCGACATTTACTCAGAACATAACTATACCGGGGATTTATACTGAATACGCTGGAACGGGCACTACAATTACCGCAAGTGACGGATCGGCAGCAACAAGTGCTTTATATAGCTTTGGTACGGGTATTGCCAACGACCGGGCCCTGGGGGCGATAGGGTCCAGCACGGCCACAACCGGCAATTTCGTTCATGGACTTCGCTTAAAAAACAATACAGGCTCTACGATTACTTCACTTCAAATTAATTATACCGGTGAACAGTGGCGTACTAGCCAGGCAGCAGCTCAGACGATTAGCTTTTCCTATCTGGTATCAGCAACGCCCATTACAAGCCTAAGTGTAAACGCTGCTCTTCCAGCCAGTTATACGGCTGTAACGGCTTTGGACTTTACCGGACCAATTTCTGGCACCAGCGTTGCTGTTGGGGCACTTAATGGGAATTTAGCCGCTAATCGTACTGCCAGAACAGCCACTCTTTCCGGCCTTTCTATTCCTGCTGGTTCAGAAATAATGTTACGCTGGTATGATCCTGATCAAACAGGTAACGATCATGGCTTAGCGATCGATGACATAGCCGTAACGGCTACAACGACCGGACCGACCCCGAATCAGACATTATCGGTTGCACCAGCCAATATAACCGGATTGTCAACTTTTGTTGGAGTCACCTCAACGCCGGGTTCATACACAATTACAGGACGTAACCTTAGTGGGCCTGTTACTCTGTCGGTTACGGCAGGAATAGAGATCAGTAATGACCCGATCGGTAGTATTTATACACCAACTATTTCAATAACGCCGATTGCAGGAAATATCGATCAAGCCATTAAGGTTCGTTTGACAGGAGCCGCTGTTGGCCCCGTTAGTGCAACTGTTACGAACACAGCTACGACAACGGCAGGAACGGCCCGTATTGTAGTCGTGGTAACGGGCACAGTCGGTGATCCTAACGTACCCAGAACGTCCATTGCAACTGTCCGAAGCCAGCGCGATGGGACATCGACGTTAACCCTGCCCGGTGGTAAAATAGGTGGTCGGGTCACAGTAAGCAGCCAGTTTGGGGGTAATCTGTTTTATATGCAGGATGTTACCGGCGGTATTTCTGTCTTTAACAGTACAACAGCTGTAGGAGGACTGGTTCAGTTAGGAGATTCCATTCAGGTGATAGGTACTGTTAACACCTATCAGGGTGCACGGGAGCTTGATATTACCAGCTATACGATCGTTGCCGGGACCCCCAAAATTCCAACTCCCAGAGTGATATCGGTTAGTCAACTGTCTTCGAATGAAGGCCAGCTGGTACAGCTTCAAAATACCACAATCGGTGGAACAGGAGCCACCTTTGCCAGCACGACTTATTCGCTTTCTGCCGTATCAGGTATCGGAACGCTCTTCATCAAAGCACAGTCGGAGTTGAATGGCGCTAGTAAGCCAGCGGGACCGGTAACGATCGTGGGTATTGCGGATCGTGTTACCAGTGGTACCGCCACGATCACCGAATTGTTTCCCCGAATTTTAGCTGATGTGTCCGGGTCCAGCCTGGCCGATCAGGCTTGTGGCGGAACGGGCGGGTCAGGTTTATCAACTGATCAGACATTTGACATTGCTACCTGGAATATTGATTTTTTCGGTGCCGATGCTGGTTCAATTGCCTGCACAACAGCACCCACTAGCCGACCTTACCCTGATCAGGGACCTACCGACGAGGACAAACAGGCACGAAACGTAAAAACAATCCTACAGCGATTAAACGCCGATATTATTGTTAATGAAGAAGTGAGCGATGAGGCTCGTTATGCTGGCGTTGTCAGATCGCTGCCAGGTAGTTACAGCTATGTATGCTCCGATAAGTTCTCCTATTATTTCCAGAATGAGTGCGATCAGGCAATCAATAGCGATGGAACGGTTTTTGGCCCGACCAAATTCGCCCAAAAAGTATGCGTGATGTATAATACGGCGACTGTAACGCCAGTTCTTGCCGAAAGTAAACCACTTTTGACAAGCAAATACAGCTACCCAAGCAGCAATAGTTGGGAATCGGGGCGATTGCCTTATCTGTTTGTTGCAGATGTCACGGTTAATGGACAGACCCGTAAAATTCACGTTGTCGGTATCCACGCTAAATCGGGAAGTGCAGCCGCCGATTATAGCCGCCGGAAACAGGATATTATTGATCTGAAGGCCGAACTGGATCAAAATTATCCGAAGGCGAATCTGATTATGATCGGTGATTTTAATGACCGGATTACAACATCCATGACAACTGGTCAGCCGTCTTCCTATGCTAATTTTGATCAGGATGCCGCTAATTACCGGATTATCACCAAACCGCTTGAAACAACGGGTTGTGTTACCGTCAATTCATCGGCTGGTTTTGTTGACCACATAGCCATTGCCAATGAACTCGCACAGGCTTACATTAGCAATTCAGCAAGCGTATTACGACCAACAACCGGTATTGAAGGGCCTTATGCCAGTACAACCTCCGATCACAATCCGGTGTTGGCCCGGTTTAATTTGGGTACTTTACAGGGTCCTTTGACGGTTAAACTCACGGCCGATCCTGCTCTGGTGACAACAGGTACAACAACATTATCCGCAACAACGTCGGGTGGTACCGCGCCATTCAGCTATACGTTTACCGGGCCAGGAACGATTACGCTAAGTGGCAATACGGCTAGTGTTACCAGTTTGACGGCTTCGGGGGTAAAATCATTTACCGTTAAAGTGTCAGATGCAGCCGGCCAAACTGCTTCGGCAATTACATCAGTAACGGTAACCAATGGTACGGGTACAATTGGCCTCTGCGATAACCTGTTTATGGGCACAGGAGCAGGTTTTTCGAATACAACGGGCTGTAACAATGTAGCGCTTGGTCCTGAAGCACTCTTTTTAAATCTGATCGGTAGAAACAATGTAGCCGTGGGCGACTCGGCGGGTTATCAGAATCTGGCATCTGGTAATACGTTTGTTGGTGCCAAAGCTGGTTTGAGCAATACGACCGGTGAACGGGCCACGTTTGTCGGCGATTCGGCTGGCTTTTCGAGCAATGGCTTATCGAATACGTTTATTGGTTACAAAAGCGGTCTTAACACGACCGCTGGCAGTTTCAATACCTTTCTGGGCACACAGGCCGGTTTGAGCAATACGACCGGTAGTTATAATCTCTTCGTGGGCGACAACGCTGGGGCAGGCAATACGACAGGCCGCGAAAACTTGTTTTTGGGACCTAGTGCAGGTTTCACGAACACCGCTGGCCGCTTCAATACTTTCTTAGGCCTTTATAGTGGTTATGGCAATATCAATGGAGAAAATAATGTCTTCCTGGGCTATCATTCGGGTTTTAACAACCTAAATGGAAATTTCAACCTGTTTATGGGAACTGAAACGGGCTATACCAACACGTCGGGCGTATATAACACGTTTGTGGGTAACGGAGCAGGATATTATAACCAGACAGGTAGTAATAACACACTGGTTGGGCTCAATAGCGGCTTTAAAACCACGGGTTCCGACAATGTGATGATTGGCGGAGCGGCAGGTCTAGAGAATACGCTTGGCAGTCAAAATACTTTTTTGGGTACCGGAGCTGGTGTAAGTCCAGCTAATCCTGCCCTGATCAATGCGACTGCAATCGGGTATGAAGCAGAGGTATCGGCCAATAATAGCGTTGTGCTGGGAAAGGGAGCCAACGTAGGCATTGGTACTTCAGCACCGACAGCTAAACTCGAAATTGTTAGCGGAAGCGCTGGAACGTCGGGTCTTAAATTGACAAATTTGCCAATAGGGACAGCTACTACGTTAAGAACCACCAAATTTCTTACTGTTGATGTAGCCGGTAATGTCGTTTTAGGTAATATCACTAGTGGAGCTCGAGAGGGTGAAACCACGACTGCCGCTTTCTGGGAGCGCAATGGTCAGGTACTTCGTAGTATGGATGGTAATTCCGTTGTTATCGGTACCAGTTTTAATAAAACCCCGAAAGGATATAAGCTTTTTGTCGAAGAAGGAATTCTGACTGAAAAAGTAAAGGTAGCGCTCAAAAATACATCAGAGTGGTCTGATTATGTATTCGCAACCGATTACCGGCTTAAGCCATTAGCTGAAGTGGCCGCCTACATCCGTCAGCATCGGCATTTGCCGGGAATACCTTCGGCTACCGAGGTGGTTGAGCAGGGTGTTGATCTGGGTAAGATGAATGCCAAATTACTGGAGAAAATAGAAGAGTTAACCTTATACAGTATACAACTGGAACAATCGAATCAAAAACAACAGCAGGAGTTACAGGCTGTTAAGGAGAAACAGGCTCATTTAGAGCAATTACTTCAGGAACTTATAAAAAATAAATAG
- a CDS encoding DUF4286 family protein — MILYNTTYSVANEVEREWLHWMKTNHIPTILATGLPAGHKMLRLLTELDNGGTTFSVQLDFNAMEDYFTYQSLHADTMQRRIHDRFANQFVSFDTLLEDA; from the coding sequence ATGATTCTTTACAACACAACGTATAGCGTTGCCAATGAAGTTGAGCGAGAGTGGCTTCACTGGATGAAAACCAACCATATTCCGACAATTCTTGCTACGGGATTACCCGCTGGCCATAAGATGCTACGGCTTCTGACCGAACTCGATAATGGAGGAACTACTTTCTCGGTGCAGCTCGATTTTAATGCAATGGAGGATTACTTCACCTATCAGAGTTTACACGCAGATACCATGCAACGGCGAATTCATGACCGCTTTGCCAATCAATTTGTTTCGTTCGATACCTTGCTGGAAGACGCTTAG
- a CDS encoding glycosyltransferase family 4 protein, with protein MTTHMNDSVVWAHNPKNVAFIGDYLPRQCGIATFTSDLYKSYNSFIPDSRAMVVSVNDTPDGYDYPSEVRYDFYQHDQEAYRKAAEFLNAKDTEVVCLQHEYGIFGGPAGSYILTLLRNLNMPVVTTFHTILKNPNEEQLLVLKSIADLSSRVICMSEKGRDFLINIYEVPEEKIDLIPHGIPDMPFVDPHFYKDRFGMEGKQTLLTFGLLSPNKGIENVIRALPRIVKQFPNVVYMVLGATHPHLIRNEGEVYRDSLKKLADECGVRDNVQFYNQFVELDDLLEYLGAADIYVTPYLNPAQITSGTLSYAFGCGKAVVSTPYWHAEELLAEGRGVLVPFGDSEAIADQIINLLTDEPTRHAMRKKGYMMGRDMIWERVIQEYAGSFAKARRERMSTINNQTPYDMGGNGSAAFKLPEIRLDHLYRLTDSTGIAQHARYHLPFYEEGYCTDDNARALILAITLQEAGLSDRKLSQAADNYCAFLNHAYTEDHRRFRNFMSYDRRWLEEFGSDDSTGRTIWALGVCIGRATDRNAVTWAMSLLEKVLPTIADMTSPRAWAFALLGIYEYQKRFNDDRLAKTIQRQLLDKLMFRYSETATEDWPWFENVLSYDNAVLAHVLIRSGDERLAEIGLRSLRWLVNLQTSERGHFQPIGSNGFYTRGQSRAYFDQQPLEAQSTVSACLAAFDITGDDQWHRSAIRVFKWFTGLNDLSLPIYDQQTGGCRDGLHIDRVNQNQGAESTLSYLLSLAELYNTQKRRLEAKSVNVALTSLVNG; from the coding sequence ATGACAACACATATGAATGATTCGGTAGTGTGGGCGCACAATCCTAAAAATGTAGCGTTTATTGGCGATTATCTCCCCCGTCAATGTGGCATTGCTACATTTACTTCTGATCTATATAAATCCTATAACTCATTCATTCCCGACTCGCGGGCAATGGTTGTATCGGTTAATGATACACCCGATGGATACGATTATCCCAGCGAAGTTCGATACGATTTTTATCAGCATGATCAGGAAGCTTACCGTAAAGCTGCCGAATTTCTGAATGCGAAGGATACTGAAGTCGTTTGTCTACAACATGAGTATGGTATTTTTGGTGGTCCGGCCGGTAGCTATATCCTGACGCTGCTACGAAACCTTAACATGCCGGTTGTAACAACATTCCATACAATTCTTAAAAACCCGAATGAAGAACAATTACTCGTGCTGAAAAGCATTGCAGACCTTTCGTCAAGAGTAATCTGTATGTCTGAAAAAGGCCGTGATTTTCTGATCAACATCTACGAAGTACCCGAAGAAAAAATCGACCTTATTCCGCATGGCATTCCCGACATGCCATTTGTCGATCCGCATTTTTATAAGGATCGCTTCGGTATGGAGGGAAAACAAACATTGCTGACATTCGGACTTCTGTCGCCAAATAAAGGCATCGAAAACGTGATACGTGCCTTGCCGCGCATCGTGAAGCAGTTTCCGAATGTGGTTTATATGGTACTTGGGGCTACGCATCCGCATCTGATTCGCAATGAGGGAGAAGTCTATCGTGATAGCCTGAAAAAACTGGCCGATGAGTGCGGTGTGCGCGACAATGTACAATTCTACAATCAGTTTGTTGAACTTGACGATCTGCTGGAATACCTGGGTGCGGCAGATATTTATGTAACTCCATACCTCAATCCAGCCCAGATAACGTCCGGAACGCTTTCCTATGCGTTTGGTTGTGGCAAAGCTGTCGTGTCAACACCTTACTGGCACGCTGAAGAGCTGCTGGCAGAAGGCCGTGGTGTTCTGGTGCCGTTTGGCGATTCGGAAGCTATTGCCGATCAGATCATTAACCTGCTTACCGACGAACCGACCCGCCATGCCATGCGTAAGAAAGGATACATGATGGGACGCGATATGATCTGGGAGCGCGTGATTCAGGAATATGCCGGATCATTTGCGAAAGCACGTCGGGAGCGTATGTCCACAATTAACAATCAGACTCCTTACGATATGGGAGGAAATGGCAGTGCCGCTTTCAAACTTCCTGAAATCCGACTCGATCATTTATACCGCCTGACCGATTCTACGGGAATTGCCCAGCATGCCCGCTATCATTTGCCTTTTTATGAAGAAGGCTATTGTACCGACGACAATGCCCGAGCGCTAATTCTGGCGATTACACTTCAGGAAGCTGGTCTGAGCGACCGTAAACTGAGTCAGGCTGCTGATAATTACTGTGCATTCCTGAATCATGCCTATACGGAAGATCACCGGCGGTTCCGTAACTTTATGAGCTATGACCGCCGTTGGCTCGAAGAATTCGGTTCTGACGACAGCACCGGACGAACCATCTGGGCACTCGGTGTTTGTATTGGTCGTGCAACGGATCGAAATGCCGTTACCTGGGCAATGAGCTTACTGGAAAAGGTACTTCCTACCATTGCCGATATGACATCACCCCGTGCCTGGGCATTCGCATTATTAGGCATTTACGAATATCAGAAACGGTTCAATGACGATCGGTTGGCGAAAACGATTCAACGTCAGTTGCTGGATAAGCTGATGTTCCGGTATTCGGAAACGGCAACGGAAGATTGGCCCTGGTTCGAGAACGTTTTGTCATACGATAACGCTGTGCTGGCTCATGTTCTAATCCGTTCGGGCGATGAACGGTTAGCTGAAATCGGGTTGCGGTCATTGCGCTGGTTAGTGAACCTGCAAACGTCGGAACGTGGTCATTTCCAGCCTATTGGGTCTAACGGGTTTTATACAAGAGGCCAGAGCCGTGCCTATTTCGATCAGCAGCCATTAGAGGCTCAAAGTACAGTATCAGCCTGTCTGGCCGCTTTCGATATAACAGGCGATGATCAGTGGCATCGTTCTGCAATCCGTGTGTTCAAATGGTTTACGGGTCTTAATGACCTGAGCCTGCCTATTTATGATCAGCAAACGGGCGGTTGCCGCGACGGTCTGCATATCGATCGGGTAAATCAGAATCAGGGAGCCGAATCGACCCTATCGTATCTATTGTCGTTAGCCGAATTATACAACACCCAGAAACGACGTTTGGAAGCAAAATCGGTGAATGTTGCCCTTACGTCGCTGGTAAACGGATAA